A segment of the Lactobacillus sp. ESL0700 genome:
GCGATGATTTATGCGGGGAATTAACTTTACCGTTAGCAATTGGGACAGTTGGCGGTTCAATTACAGCCCGCGCTGATGTGCGTCAGAATTATCGTATTTTAGGAAAAAAGATTACAACGGCAGAACTAGCTAATGTGATTGCGGCAATTGGTCTAGCTAATAATCTGGCAGCCTTATTGGCGATTTCAACTGATGGCATCCAAAAGGGCCACATGAAACTACAGGCGCGTAATTTAGTTGCGAATTTATCTGCGACAGCTCAAGAAAAAGAGCAGGTCTTGCAGTTATTAACGCAAAATTGCGAGTATTCACAGGCCGCAGCCGTTAAATTTTTACAACAAGTTAGAGAAAAGGGATAGTAATGCAAGTTGGAATTGACCAGATAGGATTTTATACACCCAATAAATATGTTGATATGGTGGATTTGGCTCATGCGCGCAATGAAGATGTTGATAAATACTTGATCGGCATTGGTCAAAGTCAGATGAGTGTGGCCGATCAGACACAAGATGCCGTTTCAATGGGAATTAATGCGACACAATATCTATCGCAAATTGATCGCGAGCAAGTAGGTCTTTTGATTTTTGGAACCGAAAGCGGTGTGGATCAATCCAAGTCAGCTTCTTTATTTGTCAAAAGCGCCTTGAATTTAGCGCCCGAAGTGCGGACTTTTGAGGTGAAAGAAGCGTGCTTTGGCATGACGGCTGGTGTGATGATTGCCCGTGATTATGTCCGTCTGCATCCCCACCACAGTGCGATTGTCATCGGCAGTGACTTAGCTCGTTACGGTATCGGCACTTCTGGGGAAGTGACGCAGGGTGCGGGCAGCGTGAGTTTGTTAATTAAGGCTAACCCGCGCATTTTGACTTTAAATGACGGTCACAGCGCCTTTAGTCAAGACATTAACGACTTTTGGCGGCCCAATAATTCGGCGACGGCGCTAGTTGATGGCAAGTATTCCACGCAGGTTTACTTGGATTTCTTTCAGAGAACATTTACTGATTACCAAAAATTAAAAAAGCTGCAGCCAAGTGACTTTATGGCGCTGATCTATCATTTGCCCTTTACCAAGATGGGTTTGAAGGCTAATCGGTTAGCAATTGCTGACCAAGATGAAGCAACAAGTGAGCTGCTATCGACTAATTTTACGATGGCCGCACGTTATGGCCGAGTAGTGGGCAATATCTACACGGCGTCGCTTTATTTAAGCTTGCTTAGTTTGCTGGAAAATAGCATTTTACCAGCTGATGCTCTGATCGGTCTGTTCTCATATGGTTCTGGAGCCATGGGGGAGTTCTTTTCAGGAAAAACAGTAGCAAATTATGAAAAAATGCTCAATCCTGCTGGAACTAAAAAATTGCTGCAGCGGCGGCAAAAGTTAACGATTCCAGAATATGAACAAATTTTTACAACGGCTCTGAGTGATCCAGTTGATGGAGCGACATTAACTAGTGACGAAGAGGCAGGTTACTGGTATTTTGCGGGGACGAAAAACCGCATTCGCCAATACCGTCAAAAATAATAAAGGCAGGCTGAATTGACAGTCTGCTTTTTAAGTTAATCTAACTGAATTGGTCTCTGGTAAAATCTGGACGCCATAAAGCGGCAAGCGTTCAGCATCACTTTGCACCCACAAGGGGATGCTGCGGCCATGCATGTGTTTAACTAGGTGGAAGATTTTGGCCTTAGTCATTGGCGTTTGCCCTGGATAAAGCAAGCATTCACTTCCCGTGATTTTAAGCCGAGCAAGCGGCAGCACTTTTTGCTCAATTGTTAAATAAAAGGTTGTTTGCGCGTTTAAATCGTTGGTTAATTGGAGTAAATCCGTAAGTCTCATTTTATTATACCTATACAAAATTAAAATGTTATACTAATGATATTGTATTTTTGATAGAAAGTTGGCTTAACTCTTTGAAACAATTAAAACACAAAAAATTATGGCTTTCATTAGTTACTGTGGTTTTATTAATTTGCCTGGTATTCACTGGTGCGGGCTTTTACTTCTTTAAAGTTGCCTGTGTTCCAGGACACAAGAACTTTTTATCTTCCTCAAGTAAGGTGATTAAGAAGTCGGATCCGCTATATAAGCAAAAGACGTGGTTCAAGCAGGTTAAAAAAGAAAAATGGTACATGCAATCGGCCGATGACAAGTATCGCCTGGATGCAAATTACATTCCTAGCAAAAACTCGCGTAAGACGGTCATTATTTTGCCCGGCTACATGGATGTCAAGGAAAATATGGGAAAGTACGATGCGCTTTTTCATGAGTTAGGCTACAATACGTTAACACCAGATCCGCGCGCTCAAGGTAAGAGCCAAGGAAAATATATTGGCTACGGCTGGGTTGAAAAGGCTGATGTCAAAAAGTGGATTAATCGGGTGCTTGCCAAGAACGGTCAAAATCAGCAAATCGTTGTCTTGGGTGTCAGCATGGGTGGTGCCACGACAATGATGGTTAGTGGTTTGCAGCTGCCGAAGCAGGTTAAGGCGTTTGTCGAAGACTGTGGTTATACCAGTGTTAAGGACGAAATTGAGCATGAGGCTAAGGCGCTATACAACATGCCAGCGTTTCCAAGGTTCCCATTAGTTGAAATTTTAAGTGGGATTAATCGCGTTAAAGTTGGTTATTTCCTTAAAGATGGGTCAAGCATTAACCAGTTGCAGCAAAATCACCGACCAATGTTGTTTATTCATGGCGGTAACGATACTTTTGTGCCAACTAAAATGGTTTACAGTAATTATCGTGCTACTAAAGGTCCTAAAGAGCTTTGGGTTGCGCCAAAGTCTAAGCACGCTCACTCTTATGAGGATCATCCTCAGGCCTATAAGGCTCATGTCAGCAAGTTTTTAGCGCAATACGTCAAATAATAGCTAGTATTTGCAAGCGTTTACAATAAATGGTATGATAACTAGGTGGATAGTGTATCAGCAAAATTTAATCTCTTAAATTGTATATTGTCAAAATGCTCTGCTAATAATGAAATAATAGTAGGAATAATACCTTATCCGCAAACAAAAACAGTTGCCGCTTAGCGACAACTGTTTTTTTTATTTACGTAAGGTTAATTTGGCAATACATTCGCATCGCGGCGTTTGTGGTAACATATCCACATTCTCGATTAAACGCACATCGTAGGCTTCGGTTAGTAAAACTAGGTCTTGAGCCAACGTTGATGGATTACAGGAAATGTAAACAAAGGTTTGTGGTTTAATCTTGAGCAGCGTTTTAATTAAGCTCTTAGCCAAACCAGTTCTTGGTGGATCAACGATTAGGGCATCAATTGCGACGCCAGTTTCTTGCAAGTGCGGTAAAACCTTTTCGACGCTACCTTGAAGATAGTCGGCGTTTTTAATATGGTTGAGCTCAACGTTATGCTTGGCATCGTCAACGGCTTCAGGAATAGTTTCAATCCCGATAACTTGCTTTACTCGGTCAGCGGCTAGGATACCTAGAGTACCAACACCGCTATATGCGTCGATTAAAGTTTCATCTTCTCTGAGGTCTAAGAACTTCAATGCCTCGGAGTACAAATTAGCCGTTTGCTGCGGATTTAATTGGAAAAAGGCGCGTGGTGAAAGGGCGAACTTTTTGCCTAAAATTTCTTCAATAATCTTGTTTTTACCAGCAAGTTTTTCGGTTTTATTACCCCAAACTTGTGGGTTGCGCCAGTCGGTTTCGTTTTGATAAACGCTAGCTACGTCAGGCAAGTTCATAATTTCTTTACTTAGTGGTAGTAGATTTTTAATTTCGTGACCAACAGTAATTAAGGTTACCTGAATTTCTTTGGTTGCCTCGGCTTCGCGAACAACAATGGTCTTTAAGCCTGGCGTATGTCTGTAAGGATTAGCCACAGCCACATGCATCTTTTCAACCAAAGCCTTGATCTGCCGTTCAACCTTTTGTGTAACCTTACTTTGCGTAGGCATGACTGGTAAGTCATAAAGGTGGTGCGAGTTAGGGGCAAATAAACCTAAATTGGTCTTGCCGTGGTCTTGTTCAATTTGGTATTGTGCTTTGTTGCGGTAATGCCATTCGTCTGGTGCTGCAATGGTCGGCTTAACCTTATATTTTTGGTAGCCACGGGGATGGAATTTTTCTAAAGCCTCGAGCACATTGTCCCGTTTAAATTCCAGTTGCTTAGGATAAGCTAAATGAGCTAATTCCAGACCACCGATTGCCGGATTAACGCCCTTAGGGAAGGCAACGCGATCAGGACTTTGCTCTTTAATGCGGACAAGTTCGCCTTGAAGATAATGAGGGAAGTCCTTAATGATTTTGGCAACCACGACTTCACCCGGTAAAGCACCCGGAATAAAGATAATCTTCTTGCGGTAGTAGCCAATCCCCTCGCCGTTAATTCCAAGGCGTTTAATGGTAATAATAACGTCTTTTTCTTTTGCTTGTTTTTGTTTAAAATTTTTGCGCATAATGTTCTTTCTACAATAAATAATTAACTGTTAATTATTTATTGTACTCCTCAGAAAAAGTTTTTAGCAAGAAACACGAAAATTTGCTAGCATATAAAGGTAAGGTAAAGAGTTAGAAAGGTGAGGCCAAAATGCCAATCATTACGAAAGTCAGCAGTCAAAAGCGGCCGGGACGCTATAACATTTTTCTCGATGGGCAGTACGCCTTTTCAGCTAGTGAACAAACAGTTGCCGAATTTATGTTATTAAAGGGTCAGGAGTTAACCCCAGACGAATTAGCAGCAGTTAAAAAGTTTGATGTGAGCAGTAAAGCAACGGCGCTGGCTTCAAATTATCTCAGTTACCAAGCACGGACGGTTTATGAGGTCTTGCAGTATTTACAAAAGCATGGCATCGAGGACGAGGCCGCACAGAATGCGGTGAGCCAGTTAAGTGCGATGGGCTTTTTGGATGATCGTAAATACGTTACTTTATCAATTAAGCAGAGCCTGCGCAGCGGCACTGATGGGCCATTGACGTTAACGCGTAAGTTGACCCAGAAGGGAATTGATCCGGCGATTATTCAAGAAGAATTGGCAGAAGTGGCAGATGAGGACTGGCTGGACACGGGATTGCGCGTATTAAAATCCCTAAAAAGTCAGGTTGGCAAGGTTTCCGAGCGTGAACTAAACCGAAAAATGAACTCAAAGTTGTTGAGTCACGGCTTTTCTAGCGGCATTGTCAGTTTGGTCGTTGCAGAAGCTGACATGAAACCAGACACTGATGCCCAAGTTGAGGCGCTTAAAAAGCAGGGTGTCAAAGCCTATAAACGTTTTCGCCGGCTGCCAGAAAGCGAGCGCGAACGCAAAATCCGCAATTATCTGTTTACTCATGGCTTTGCCAGTAACGAAATCGACGCGTTTTTAGCTGGTGAGATTATTCCGCTGGATGAATTAGCTGAATATTAGGAGGATTATAATGAAACAAGCACAAGAAGAATTAACTTTTGTCGGTAGACCTTTCCCAGATGCGATGATGGATCAGGAGAAGTCCTTTTCTGGTTGCAATTTAGAAATGGAAAATGATGCTGCTTTCCAGAAATTTTTAAAAAGCAATCATTTAACAAGTAAGCGGAGCAGCTTAGTGGTGTTTGGCCCAGAAAACTTCATGTATTGGTATGGTGTTATTGCACCCAAAGAAATTGAGGTACCAGCTGGCTTAATGAAGTTTGTCTTACCGCAAACTCAGGTAGCTCGAGTTGAATTACCAGAGCAAAGTCTTGCCTTCTTCAATCAGCCACTTAACTTTGTTTTACCCGAATTAATTGGCAAGGTAACTGACGCAGGGATTCAGGTATATGAAAACATGGGCGATAGTTTGACACCATATATCTTGCAAAGTTTAGATTTAGATACAAAAAAACTGTCCCAAGACCTGTATCTTGAAGACAGTAAATAATTAATGTTGTTTGGGGTCGATTGATAAGTTGTCGTATTCGACATATGCCCCAAGACAAGTTGACAGTAACATAACCAAAAAGACGATGCCAACGGATTTACCAACAATCTGGTCGAGTGTGAGGCAATTGCGGACTAAAAACGTTGCCGCAAAGCAAAGGATAAAGTCCAGCACCATGTTGGCAAACAAGAGAAGATAGCGCCGTCTGATACTGAAGAAGCGTAGTAATTGTTTAAAGAAGCCGTCATCAACAGAGATTGCCAATAGGTCAACGGGCCGTTGAATTGTTGCCTTGATGGCAAACATGATTGTGGCGCCAACTAGTGCGCCAATGGTAGT
Coding sequences within it:
- the rlmD gene encoding 23S rRNA (uracil(1939)-C(5))-methyltransferase RlmD; the protein is MRKNFKQKQAKEKDVIITIKRLGINGEGIGYYRKKIIFIPGALPGEVVVAKIIKDFPHYLQGELVRIKEQSPDRVAFPKGVNPAIGGLELAHLAYPKQLEFKRDNVLEALEKFHPRGYQKYKVKPTIAAPDEWHYRNKAQYQIEQDHGKTNLGLFAPNSHHLYDLPVMPTQSKVTQKVERQIKALVEKMHVAVANPYRHTPGLKTIVVREAEATKEIQVTLITVGHEIKNLLPLSKEIMNLPDVASVYQNETDWRNPQVWGNKTEKLAGKNKIIEEILGKKFALSPRAFFQLNPQQTANLYSEALKFLDLREDETLIDAYSGVGTLGILAADRVKQVIGIETIPEAVDDAKHNVELNHIKNADYLQGSVEKVLPHLQETGVAIDALIVDPPRTGLAKSLIKTLLKIKPQTFVYISCNPSTLAQDLVLLTEAYDVRLIENVDMLPQTPRCECIAKLTLRK
- the recX gene encoding recombination regulator RecX, producing MPIITKVSSQKRPGRYNIFLDGQYAFSASEQTVAEFMLLKGQELTPDELAAVKKFDVSSKATALASNYLSYQARTVYEVLQYLQKHGIEDEAAQNAVSQLSAMGFLDDRKYVTLSIKQSLRSGTDGPLTLTRKLTQKGIDPAIIQEELAEVADEDWLDTGLRVLKSLKSQVGKVSERELNRKMNSKLLSHGFSSGIVSLVVAEADMKPDTDAQVEALKKQGVKAYKRFRRLPESERERKIRNYLFTHGFASNEIDAFLAGEIIPLDELAEY
- a CDS encoding alpha/beta hydrolase, with product MVLLICLVFTGAGFYFFKVACVPGHKNFLSSSSKVIKKSDPLYKQKTWFKQVKKEKWYMQSADDKYRLDANYIPSKNSRKTVIILPGYMDVKENMGKYDALFHELGYNTLTPDPRAQGKSQGKYIGYGWVEKADVKKWINRVLAKNGQNQQIVVLGVSMGGATTMMVSGLQLPKQVKAFVEDCGYTSVKDEIEHEAKALYNMPAFPRFPLVEILSGINRVKVGYFLKDGSSINQLQQNHRPMLFIHGGNDTFVPTKMVYSNYRATKGPKELWVAPKSKHAHSYEDHPQAYKAHVSKFLAQYVK
- a CDS encoding hydroxymethylglutaryl-CoA synthase, whose protein sequence is MQVGIDQIGFYTPNKYVDMVDLAHARNEDVDKYLIGIGQSQMSVADQTQDAVSMGINATQYLSQIDREQVGLLIFGTESGVDQSKSASLFVKSALNLAPEVRTFEVKEACFGMTAGVMIARDYVRLHPHHSAIVIGSDLARYGIGTSGEVTQGAGSVSLLIKANPRILTLNDGHSAFSQDINDFWRPNNSATALVDGKYSTQVYLDFFQRTFTDYQKLKKLQPSDFMALIYHLPFTKMGLKANRLAIADQDEATSELLSTNFTMAARYGRVVGNIYTASLYLSLLSLLENSILPADALIGLFSYGSGAMGEFFSGKTVANYEKMLNPAGTKKLLQRRQKLTIPEYEQIFTTALSDPVDGATLTSDEEAGYWYFAGTKNRIRQYRQK